One genomic window of Luteitalea pratensis includes the following:
- a CDS encoding ABC transporter permease has product MLKNYLTLAWKVLQRRKVFTAISLFGTSFTLVVLTVAVAMFDHTLSPMAPEINLDRTLVMSRARMRGDGNTWQSSPGYRLIHDYARKLPGVELMTVQTSGTLATSFVSGRKIESTLKHTDAEFWRVYQFAFLEGSPYGAADLETARLVLVINETSRKRFFDGQSALGRHIDADGQRFQVIGVVKDVPSMRTPSADLYAPLTTQKSKGWEEEYLGDFTPAFLLAANARPEDVRAELHSRLATWKSPQPQWKTLSATLETPFESMGRNLYPGDTDFTRTYGGFLSMILAGAALMFMALPAINLVNLNVSRIMERASEIGVRKAFGASSRTLVVQFVVENLALTVIGGLLGFLLAGFVLRSINQSGLIPYAELTLNMRIFLWGIALAVVFGLLSGVYPAWRMSRVHPVVALKGTR; this is encoded by the coding sequence ATGCTCAAGAACTACCTGACCCTGGCCTGGAAGGTGCTGCAGCGGCGCAAGGTCTTCACGGCCATCAGCCTCTTCGGCACCAGCTTCACGCTGGTCGTGCTGACGGTGGCGGTGGCGATGTTCGACCACACGCTGTCGCCGATGGCGCCCGAGATCAATCTCGATCGCACCCTGGTGATGAGCCGGGCGAGGATGCGCGGCGACGGCAACACCTGGCAGAGCAGCCCGGGCTACCGATTGATCCACGACTACGCGCGCAAGCTGCCCGGCGTCGAGTTGATGACCGTGCAGACGAGTGGCACGCTGGCCACGTCGTTTGTCAGCGGTCGCAAGATCGAGTCCACCCTCAAGCACACCGATGCCGAGTTCTGGCGGGTCTACCAGTTCGCGTTCCTCGAGGGCAGTCCGTACGGCGCGGCCGACCTGGAGACGGCCCGCCTGGTGCTGGTGATCAACGAAACCAGCCGCAAGCGCTTCTTCGACGGTCAGTCGGCGCTGGGCCGCCACATCGATGCCGACGGCCAGCGGTTTCAGGTGATCGGCGTGGTCAAGGACGTGCCGTCGATGCGCACACCCTCCGCCGATCTGTACGCCCCGCTGACGACGCAGAAGTCGAAGGGCTGGGAGGAGGAATATCTCGGCGATTTCACTCCGGCCTTCCTGCTGGCTGCCAATGCTCGCCCCGAAGACGTTCGCGCCGAGTTGCACTCGCGCCTGGCGACATGGAAGTCGCCGCAGCCGCAGTGGAAGACGCTGTCGGCGACACTCGAGACGCCATTCGAGAGCATGGGCCGCAACCTCTACCCGGGCGACACCGACTTCACCCGCACGTACGGCGGCTTCCTCTCGATGATCCTCGCCGGCGCGGCGCTGATGTTCATGGCCTTGCCGGCGATCAATCTGGTCAACCTCAACGTGAGCCGAATCATGGAGCGCGCCTCCGAGATCGGCGTCCGCAAGGCCTTCGGCGCGTCGAGCCGCACGCTTGTCGTCCAGTTCGTCGTCGAGAACCTGGCCCTGACGGTCATCGGCGGACTGCTCGGATTCCTGCTGGCCGGCTTCGTGCTGCGGTCGATCAACCAGAGCGGCCTGATTCCTTACGCGGAACTGACGCTGAACATGCGCATCTTCCTCTGGGGCATTGCCCTGGCCGTCGTGTTCGGCCTGCTCTCGGGCGTCTATCCCGCCTGGCGCATGTCTCGCGTCCACCCGGTGGTCGCGTTGAAGGGAACGAGGTAG
- a CDS encoding ABC transporter ATP-binding protein, translated as MIHLEQINKVYRTDRIETVALADINLHIDQGEFVSIMGPSGCGKSTLLNLMGLLDEPTDGKITLNERHVESYRDRDLAKIRNRDLGFIFQTFHLIPDLKVVDNVELPLLYRPGSARQRRELALEALDRVGLSSRVNHFPSQLSGGQQQRVAIARAIVGKPIVLLADEPTGNLDSAMGDDVMGILEKLNSEGTTIVMVTHDPQKAEQTHRTVRLFDGRQVQ; from the coding sequence GTGATTCATCTAGAGCAGATCAACAAGGTGTACCGGACCGACCGCATCGAGACGGTGGCGCTGGCCGACATCAATCTCCACATCGATCAGGGCGAGTTCGTCTCGATCATGGGACCCTCCGGCTGCGGCAAGAGCACGCTGCTCAACCTCATGGGCCTGCTCGACGAGCCTACCGACGGCAAGATCACACTGAACGAGCGGCATGTTGAGTCGTATCGTGACCGCGATCTCGCGAAGATCCGCAATCGTGACCTCGGCTTCATCTTCCAGACGTTCCACCTGATCCCGGACCTGAAGGTGGTCGACAACGTGGAGCTACCGCTGCTCTACCGCCCGGGCTCGGCCAGGCAGCGCCGCGAGCTCGCACTCGAGGCCCTCGACCGTGTCGGCCTGAGCTCGCGGGTGAACCACTTCCCCTCGCAGCTCTCGGGCGGTCAGCAGCAGCGTGTCGCCATCGCCCGGGCGATTGTCGGCAAGCCGATCGTGCTGCTCGCCGACGAGCCGACCGGCAACCTCGATTCGGCGATGGGTGACGACGTCATGGGCATCCTCGAGAAGCTCAATTCAGAGGGGACGACGATCGTCATGGTGACGCACGACCCGCAGAAGGCCGAGCAGACACACCGCACCGTGCGCCTCTTCGACGGGCGACAGGTTCAGTAG
- a CDS encoding efflux RND transporter periplasmic adaptor subunit: protein MRRWLPVTSVIVVLMTALVWGADLLRPSVRRDRVRTARVQSGPLEASLTASGTVVPAIEHVISSPIDARVLAVLRRVGDHLKAGDPIVRLDTSDSELDAEKLRQNIALKGNEQARTRLTLESQLIELDGQIKSKDLELQALTAALASNQALAKEGLVSKEALRESELKAAQADVDLGRLKQSRVNAEATNRTQLEGLSLEMRSLHAEDAQQRRLLELTTTQSDRNGVLTFVQDEEGALVRRGDVVARVADLTAFRVEATTSDVNASRISVGQPVSVRLDDLVTAGHVSVVEPQMQNGALKFLVSLDQPDATWLRSNLRVDVQVITDRKARVLRVARGPFAQGGGAQQVFVLRSNRAYRTPVRLGVSNFDWFEVVEGLAEGDEIIASDMRDYESAPELRVK from the coding sequence GTGAGGCGCTGGCTGCCCGTCACATCAGTGATCGTCGTGCTGATGACGGCGTTGGTCTGGGGCGCGGACCTGCTGCGGCCGTCGGTGCGTCGCGATCGCGTCCGCACGGCCCGCGTCCAGAGCGGCCCGCTTGAGGCATCGCTGACCGCGTCGGGCACCGTGGTCCCGGCCATCGAGCACGTGATCTCCAGCCCGATCGACGCGCGCGTGCTCGCCGTGCTGCGGCGCGTCGGCGACCACCTGAAGGCCGGCGACCCGATCGTCCGGCTCGACACCAGCGACTCGGAGCTCGACGCGGAGAAGCTTCGCCAGAACATCGCGCTGAAGGGCAACGAGCAGGCGCGCACCCGGCTGACGCTGGAGTCGCAGCTGATCGAACTGGACGGCCAGATCAAGTCCAAGGACCTCGAATTGCAGGCATTGACGGCCGCCCTCGCGAGCAACCAGGCACTCGCGAAGGAAGGCCTCGTGTCGAAGGAGGCCTTGCGTGAATCCGAGCTGAAGGCCGCCCAGGCCGATGTCGATCTGGGTCGGCTCAAACAGAGCCGTGTCAACGCCGAAGCGACCAACCGCACCCAGCTCGAAGGGCTCTCGCTCGAGATGCGTTCCCTGCACGCAGAGGACGCCCAGCAGCGGCGGCTCCTCGAACTCACCACCACCCAGAGCGACCGCAACGGCGTACTGACGTTCGTGCAGGACGAGGAGGGCGCGCTCGTCCGCAGGGGAGACGTCGTGGCCCGCGTCGCCGACCTGACCGCATTCCGCGTCGAGGCCACCACGTCGGACGTCAACGCCTCGCGCATCAGCGTCGGCCAGCCGGTCAGCGTGCGCCTCGACGATCTCGTGACCGCGGGGCACGTCAGCGTCGTGGAGCCGCAGATGCAGAACGGCGCGCTGAAGTTCCTGGTCTCGCTGGACCAGCCCGACGCCACCTGGCTGCGCTCGAACCTGCGCGTCGATGTGCAGGTGATCACCGACCGCAAGGCGCGCGTGCTGCGCGTCGCCCGCGGTCCGTTCGCCCAGGGCGGCGGCGCGCAGCAGGTGTTCGTACTGCGCAGCAACCGCGCCTATCGCACACCGGTTCGCCTCGGCGTCTCCAACTTCGACTGGTTCGAGGTCGTGGAGGGTCTGGCCGAGGGCGACGAAATCATCGCCTCCGACATGCGCGACTACGAGTCGGCGCCGGAGCTGAGAGTGAAATAG